The Flavobacterium faecale genomic sequence AAACAGGCTGGCATGGAAAGTTTACAAAATCATTTTGAACAATCAAAAGTTAAAATGAAAACAGAGCCTTCGAAAGAGATTTTAAAAAATTCAATTGAAGTTGCCATGAACACCACTACCAATGAAATCGATTTTAAGAAACAACTAGTCGATCAGGGAGTGAATACCGTCGTTCGACGAAATGATAAAGAACGAATATATGGAATGACTTTTATCGACCACGAATCCCGCACTGTTTGGAATGGATCACAACTGAGTAAAAATTTATCTGCCAACATTTTTAATGAGTTATGGAAAAAGGATGGAACTCAAAAAGTTCCGAATCCTATTAAAATTGAAAATACAGTTTTACCTAAAAATAAAGAGAATGATTCAAAACCAGAAAATGAAAAACCACACGCTCTTTTCGATTTTCTTAATGGAAATAATTCAACCCATTCTAATATTGATTTTGGCCTTGTAGAAAGCCTTGGAAGTTTGCTGCCAAATGGACAAGGTGAAGATTATGAAGAGCAAGCATTTGCTAATCAAATGAAGAAAAAGGCGAAACGAAACAATCATCGCGGCAAGAAATAGTTTCAGCGAGACAAACAAGGTCAATTGATGCCAACGGAAGTCAATTAACTTAGATTCTTTAACGTTCGATCTATTTTCGCTCGTTACATTTTTAACTTTTCAATATGCAAGGAGAAGACGATTTAAGAGGACTCGCCAAAATAATGGCTTTCATGCGTGCGGTAAGTATCTTATTATTATTGATGCACTTTTACTGGTTTTGTTATAGTTTTTTCTTAGAAAAAGGTTGGACGCTAGAAATCATAAATAGAATACTAGGTAATTTTCAGCGTACGGCAAGCCTGTTCTCTCATACCTTATACACCAAGATTTTTGCTTTGATATTGTTAGCTTTAAGCTGTTTGGGAACAAAAGGAGTTAAAAACGAAAAAATTAGTTGGACAAAAATATACATTGCCTTAATCATTGGATTTATACTTTTCTTTCTCAATACACCTTTGTTGAAGTTGCCTGTTGCAAACGCTATCTCCTTGTACATCTTGACTACCTCAGCGGGCTATATTTCATTAATGATGGCCGGTGTTTGGATTAGCCGTCTGCTTCGTACCAATCTCATGGATGATGTTTTTAATAATGAGAATGAAAGCTTTATGCAAGAAACTACATTGATGCAAAATGAATATTCTGTTAACTTGCCAACCAAATTTTATTTCAAAGGAAAATGGAATGAAGGATGGATAAACGTGGTAAATCCTTTCCGAGCCTCGATTGTTTTGGGAACACCTGGTTCTGGAAAAAGTTACGCCATCATAAACAACTATATCAAACAGCATATCGAAAAAGGATTCTCGATGTACATCTACGATTTCAAATTCGATGATCTTTCTACAATTGCATATAATCATTTATTAAAGCATAGCGACAAGTATATTGTTAAACCAAAGTTCTATATTATCAACTTTGACGATCCTAGCAGAAGCCACCGTTGTAATCCCATCAATCCAGATTTCATGACTGACATATCAGATGCTTATGAATCTGCCTATACCATTATGTTGAATCTTAATAGGAGTTGGATCCAAAAACAAGGGGATTTCTTTGTTGAATCTCCAATTATATTACTAGCCGCTATAATCTGGTTTCTTAAAATTTATGATAATGGAAAGTACTGTACTTTTCCGCATGCCATTGAATTATTGAACAAGAAATATGTTGATGTATTTACCATCCTTACTTCCTACCCTGATCTCGAAAACTATCTTTCGCCGTTTATGGATGCTTGGCAAGGTGGTGCACAAGATCAATTGCAAGGGCAAATCGCTTCCGCAAAAATCCCTCTGTCACGCATGATTTCGCCTCAACTCTATTGGGTTATGACCGGAGATGATTTTTCGTTGGACATTAACAATCCTAAAGAGCCTAAAATTCTATGCGTTGGTAATAATCCAGATCGTCAAAATATTTATTCAGCGGCAGTGGGTTTGTACAATTCGAGAATTATAAAACTAATCAATAAGAAAGGAAAATTAAAAAGCTCAGTGATCATTGATGAGTTGCCAACCATCTACTTCAGAGGATTGGATAACCTAATAGCTACCGCTAGAAGTAACAAAGTAGCCGTTTGTTTGGGATTTCAAGACTATTCGCAATTGACTCGTGATTATGGCGATAAAGAAAGTAAGGTTATCCAAAATACAGTAGGTAATATATTTAGTGGCCAGGTTGTGGGAGAAACAGCCAAAAGCTTATCAGAACGGTTTGGAAAAGTGCTACAGAAACGCCAGAGTTTAACGATCAATCGAAATGACAAATCAACTTCGATATCGACTCAATTAGACAGTTTGATACCCGCTTCTAAAATCTCCACGCTTACCCAAGGGATGTTCGTGGGAGCAGTTTCGGATAACTTTGACGAACGCATCGAACAGAAAATTTTCCATTCGGAAATTGTCGTTGATAATGATAGAGTATCTGCAGAAACCAAGGCCTATAAAAAAATTCCCGAGATTTTATCATTCACGGACGACAACGGACAAAACAATATGAAGATCGAAATTGAAGCTAATTACAAACAGATAAAACGCGATATTGTTTTAATTATCGAAAGTGAATTAGATCGTATTAAAAATGATCCTGACTTACAGCATTTGGTTCAGGAGGTTAAAGATTA encodes the following:
- the mobC gene encoding conjugal transfer protein MobC, with product MQGEDDLRGLAKIMAFMRAVSILLLLMHFYWFCYSFFLEKGWTLEIINRILGNFQRTASLFSHTLYTKIFALILLALSCLGTKGVKNEKISWTKIYIALIIGFILFFLNTPLLKLPVANAISLYILTTSAGYISLMMAGVWISRLLRTNLMDDVFNNENESFMQETTLMQNEYSVNLPTKFYFKGKWNEGWINVVNPFRASIVLGTPGSGKSYAIINNYIKQHIEKGFSMYIYDFKFDDLSTIAYNHLLKHSDKYIVKPKFYIINFDDPSRSHRCNPINPDFMTDISDAYESAYTIMLNLNRSWIQKQGDFFVESPIILLAAIIWFLKIYDNGKYCTFPHAIELLNKKYVDVFTILTSYPDLENYLSPFMDAWQGGAQDQLQGQIASAKIPLSRMISPQLYWVMTGDDFSLDINNPKEPKILCVGNNPDRQNIYSAAVGLYNSRIIKLINKKGKLKSSVIIDELPTIYFRGLDNLIATARSNKVAVCLGFQDYSQLTRDYGDKESKVIQNTVGNIFSGQVVGETAKSLSERFGKVLQKRQSLTINRNDKSTSISTQLDSLIPASKISTLTQGMFVGAVSDNFDERIEQKIFHSEIVVDNDRVSAETKAYKKIPEILSFTDDNGQNNMKIEIEANYKQIKRDIVLIIESELDRIKNDPDLQHLVQEVKD